The following are encoded in a window of Microcaecilia unicolor chromosome 14, aMicUni1.1, whole genome shotgun sequence genomic DNA:
- the EMC9 gene encoding ER membrane protein complex subunit 9, whose product MCEVEISMQAYVKMCLHAARYPHMAVNGVLLGYGGSRTGCLYLMDCVPLSHGLLPLSLPLEVALSQIDFWSTEEEGQRLVGYYQANASLNDKSPSTAALRIAGRVSEYFEDAVLIMLDNRSLSVNPGIPPVIVLQQKDRRWIPKDKTLIMWRNWEEIRRVAKVMLESKTHGRLVDFDAHLDDIRKDWTNQDINVEIAQLVSTANGSTG is encoded by the exons ATGTGTGAGGTGGAGATCTCCATGCAGGCCTACGTGAAGATGTGCCTGCATGCAGCTCGTTATCCCCACATGGCAGTGAATGGAGTTTTACTGGGATATGGAGGCAGCCGGACAGGTTGCTTGTACCTGATGGACTGTGTTCCTCTTTCTCATGGCCTTCTTCCACTCTCTCTTCCACTGGAGGTGGCACTGAGCCAG ATTGACTTCTGGAGCACAGAGGAAGAAGGTCAGCGGCTGGTTGGTTATTACCAGGCTAATGCCAGCTTGAATGACAAAAG TCCCAGCACTGCTGCCCTCCGGATTGCTGGCCGAGTCTCGGAATATTTTGAAGATGCCGTTTTAATTATG CTGGATAACCGAAGTCTCTCCGTGAATCCGGGCATCCCTCCGGTCATCGTTCTACAGCAGAAGGACAGACGCTGGATACCAAAGGACAAGACTCT GATTATGTGGCGGAACTGGGAAGAAATACGCCGTGTGGCCAAAGTGATGCTGGAATCTAAGACTCACGGCCGGTTGGTAGATTTCGATGCCCACTTGGATGACATCAGAAAGGACTGGACCAATCAGGACATCAATGTAGAGATAGCCCAGCTGGTCTCGACAGCCAATGGGAGCACAGGATAG